ATGAGCTTTTACGaagcaatctgcaagcatagcaaaagaatcaatggagttagatggtaaattatgatactatATCATTGCCCCTTTTGACAGGGTTTAAccgaattttttttaataatatagattcgatctcatcatcttccaaatcattgcccttgatggcacacgtgtaagaagtgatgtgctcgttggggtcggtcgttccgttatatttgggtattttgggcatacgaaattttttggggattggttttggggctgcactcgagggaaaaggcttttgaatgaaatttttcgaatctagcccttttatcattggtggagcccccgggatctggtcgaccctggaattatatgtttttacttttttatcgttggtttcgactcgttttgtgagttcctcgagcaatttagtaatttcgggagtagtccccgattcttgctcatttggcTTCTCTAtggatggttccgttctgtgggtgacttctcgaagCGGATTaggctccggcctgctttgtacctgagtttggctttgcaactgagctatcgctatttactgggcttgtaacatctcgaagatcatccgtaagctgactccgatctcctccacgttatgagcgtctcgagctacggatcgagtaccgccctgaatgcttctttccggttcggaatGCTAATTCGCCCCTAGAGCTAATTTTGAATTGACATAcaatggtacttcggctcgaatttcgggtgcCATCATCGAGTGGCCTTCCGAccccgggtgccaagttgttggtttcatcttgaaggccggcttcgtggtcgatatGTGAAGCCATTGCTGATTTAAAGTTGCAAACTGGCGTGTACTTTAGATTTATATCAAACGatcactgttacccttagccccacggtgggcgccaaactatttaccagaaaaatcggataacgttagatttgtggatggttctaaggatatgcgatacaatttgatataaattgcgtagaaaaatgaaaatatgtgtattTTTGACTGTGAGAAcgaaaataataagcaaaaagaatgaataagtaaAATAAGCACAAGGGGATTACTATCAATATCTAGAGGAAGTGATCTTTTTTTATGTCCCCCCCCCCCACCGCTCtctagcttacaaggattcccccttttatagaaaagggtcattaccaaaaaataataaaataaaacatgtagtggaagacccataatgacttgtctcttccttgattcccgccaagattctctttcttggtgtggttgcaacggctcttgtctgtgagctcgatactagctcgaactcgttactgggtcgggcccttcggtcttggatcgagttcgaccttcaagatgggcgtcgcgcatttccgacctcgaagcagtgcCTTGGGGGTCGATTCGGGACTTCGTTCGCATACTCAACAATCTTCCCCTTGAACTAAGTTCCACATAGCCCATTAGTTATCACGATCAACTAGTCAATTTTCGAGATTCATTGTGTACATCTACATTTTTAAAGTATTATGACAACCAAAGCCCGCAACTAGCTCCTTCTTGTATGTGCGTCTTCAAGCTCGTAAGGGTAAGCAAAGCAAGTCATGCACCATCACTTTGTCATCGACATACTCATTCACTGAATCTAGACtgtgataccagttgttgggctaAAACGGCCAAACAATACTCTTAACATGGTATGATATTAACAGTTTTGCGTTAAGCCCATATGATTTTCTCTAAAAGGCCTCACGCCATTAAGAGATCTCTACAACTTATATGTAGACTTCCAATCTTTTCAgctaccaatgtgggactttgtttGGACAACCAATACACATAAATCGTTTGAGATACGTAGAAGCTGATCATAGTGTCTTTTATGTATTAAAATGGAGTAAAATATACTAATCAACCAAAAGGATATAGTACAAATAACAGTTAAATTGGATTAGAATTGTAGTTTAGTGAAGATAGTGTTTCACCCTACCACTTAACTAGAGGGTTCCTATTCCACTAACGCGACCGTCCTCTCTCTGTCTTTCTTTGTGGCTTACTTCcacaaagaaacaagaaaaataacTGAGGAAAAATGACCACACAAATTAGTTTTTGCGGAGATCAATTGAAGTAATTAGAGGTGACGTTAGTATTTGAAACTTAACGCATTTaaaattttaactcttttatATTATTAAgacaaatacaaaatttaaattaCAGTTATTAGGTTCATCCAAACTCGTATTTTAaactctagctccgcccctaaAAGTAGCTGATCATTCTCCTATAGTACCTCTTCTCAGTAAAAAGACCAAAGaggagataatatatggcctttCGAAGTAGCAATCGATCCTTTCTCTTCTTGCTAATTAAGGCCCTTTTCTTTAGGTAAGAATCCCTTGACGATAAGGAGAACAATACGTAGTACCCTTCTTCTTATCATGTGATTTACTGTTCAGAATATTTGAAAAAGCATTTATTCCAGTCCAGCTAATTAAAGCAAAGTCAATTTATAAATACATGCAGAGTTATCTAGATACCTCTTTATATAGtacctccttcttcttctgtcTTCTCTTGGTACGGATAATATTATTGACTTTATGCAACAGCATGTTTATAGGATATCTCGGCTTTCATTTTTCAAATCAATACTTAGATGCCATTATGTATATGGGATTAAAAAAATGTAATTAAAATATTGATTCTTTTTAGTTTGAGAAGAAATATACGAAGGAGAGTCTAGGAGCAGCggtaaaattatttttgtggaaCCTATAGGTCATGAGTTCGAGATGTGCATTAGGGTAGAGTGTCTACATTACACCCCTTTGGGGTGCGACTCTTCCCCGAACCCTGCGTAAATACGAGATGCCTTGTGTACGGATCTGCCCAAAAGATATATACACTCaattttttcacttttaaaaCTAATAGATTAAGACATAAAAAGGATCATTTTGTCAATCACTACAGTATATAGACGTGCTCATTCTCTCatattaatttcatattaaaTAATGATACCGAAATCATACTCTTTGTGGATCAGGTCATAAAGTAGTAAGAGAATGTTTGATTCCAAGAATATATTTCGAACAGTAAAATATTTCTATGGAAATTATTAGGACTACAACGTGACACAATTATCAAGTCCTAGAGAAGACGAATTGATCCTTTGTGAAACAATACATGATGATTAAGGAATAATTTGCATATCCACCTACTTGTCCCTTTTGGAATTCTGTAATCTCTTGTTCTGTTCATTTTGATCCCATGCACCACCTTAAGCCTTATATTTAGCCTTTCTACAATTTCACATTTCTCATACCAAATCAAGACTTAATTAATTAGTTAtacaaatttcttttcttttagctACACACACAACTTCACAAAAGTTTCTCTAACTTGCCATAGTCTAGtcaaaaccataaattttcttaAGGTATAAACATGGATATGGTGATGAAGTTGGGAGCAGAAAGTCCAGTGGTGATTTTTAGCAACAGCAGTTGCTGCATATCTCACAGTATTAAAACCCTAATCCGAGGTTTCGGAGCAAATCCTACAGTTTATGAGCTCGATAAACTTCCAAATGGGAGGCAAATGGAGAATACATTGGTTGAATTAGGGTGTCAACTAAGTGTGCCAGCCGTGTTCATTGGCAAGGATTTTGTTGGTGGTTCTAATGAGATTATGAGTCTTAATGTTAGAGGCAAGCTCAAACAATTGCTTCTAAGGGCTAATGCTATTTGGATATAGAGATCAATTAATTACTAGCTAGCTAGTAAGTCTATGGATCTTCGTCTTATAGTAGTGAAATcatatactccatccgtttcaatttatgtgaatccatTTGATtgagcacgaagtttaagaaaagataGAAGACTTTTGAACCAGTGGAGTAAAATGAGGCACCTATATTTTGTGTAgctataaatcattgtataaagataaattattttcaaataaggaaagtagttattcttttttaaaatgactaaaaaggaaataagttcacataaattgaaacggatggagtatataGTAGTGAATTTATCACAAATATATTTTGTTTTGTTGATGTACTTATAATAAAAGTATGCTTTTTTAAACTCAAACTAGTCAAAGAATCTGCGACCTTGTTAAATCAATTCTCCAAAGCCAATATTGTATTTTGGTCACTTATTCTTGAATAACTATCTCTACCAACATTTTATTTGTAAATCTGTAAAAAAAACTTTGTACTATCAAGTTACATTTATCTGTTATAGCAAGTCAAATACTATAAATTTCAGATTGCATGACGGATTACACATAAATGTCTTTTGAGTGACTTGACaatagtatttttttcttttgtggcTGTCCCGTTTGGGATTTAACTTTTCATTACGCAAAAGAGAGAGGGAGAAAagagaattttagatttttaggAGCATAAAGGCATGTTTGGGATGCAACGAATCGATCTCGTTAAACTTTAGCGTAAAGGGACAAAATTCTTTTTAACGAGTTgcataagaataaaataaaagatatatatatatatatatatatatatatatatgaatcatATCTCTGTCTATGAATAGACCAAGATCATGTCTAACCTATGTGCTGGCACTACTTCAACCGCATAAAACAGGGCGGAGCGAACGTTTTTGATTAGGAGTTTCTTGAAGGCCgacttcgtggtcgataggtaaagccatcaatcgagggtttgccattgttgatttgaagttgtaaactTGAGTGTAttgcagatttgtatcaaacaaccactgttacccttagccccacggtgggcgccaaattgtttacccgaaaaatcggataacgttagatttgtgtatggttctaaggatatgcgatacaatttgatataaatcgtgtagagaaatagaaatatgtgtattcttgactatgagaatgagaatagtgagtaaaaggaatgaataagataaagtaaaacaagcacaaggggaTATCTTTCAATGTGAGAAATGATCTTTTGTTATAGTGTCCTTTTGCTTGCTTACAATCCATGTCCctcttatagtagagggatcctactttatataCAATAAAGAATACGTAGTGGAGAGCCCATGATATATTATCTTTTTCTCGATTTCCGCAAAGATTCTCTCCCATAGTGCGATTGCAACGGTCCtagtctgcgagctcgatactagctcgagctcggtattggatcGAGCACTCGGTCTTGGTCCGAGCTCAATTCCGACTTGGGATCTCGGTATTCGGGGTGAGTGTCAGTCCATGCATCTTCTATAATCTCTGCtttgcctcgtagttcgatttggatatgagctcgataatgatatcgagcttgtCATTGATCGGTCTTAGAGCTCGAAGCTCGCCGCCCCTACTTCGAACCTTGACCGAGCTTGTCATGCAGATATATTTTGATCGAAATATTATCGTCTCGACCAGTCCGTACGACTGACCCAaatcgattttgaccgtacacagatagtcccctcgtttctcgaaaaaggatgtggcgagaaacgatatgatttcccaacagctcgatcagatatatactgacgttttcatcgatcccgaccatgacgtatgtgatagctgtcccatcggtTCGGTTTTACCGATACATTTAATGTGTCAAACGGTGGTCGGCCACCTTCGATATTGAACTGTCAATGCTTTAATCTATAAATAGCCTTTCCTTCCACCATTCATCATTTTTacgtcttcaatcttccaaaa
The sequence above is drawn from the Nicotiana tabacum cultivar K326 chromosome 13, ASM71507v2, whole genome shotgun sequence genome and encodes:
- the LOC107804291 gene encoding monothiol glutaredoxin-S1-like; this translates as MDMVMKLGAESPVVIFSNSSCCISHSIKTLIRGFGANPTVYELDKLPNGRQMENTLVELGCQLSVPAVFIGKDFVGGSNEIMSLNVRGKLKQLLLRANAIWI